One window of the Roseovarius sp. THAF9 genome contains the following:
- a CDS encoding (2Fe-2S)-binding protein: MPRLTQDETHALRFTLNGRPVSLRVSPRKLLSDVLRHEIGATGTHVGCEHGVCGACTVQVDGEPARACLMLAQQAEGCEIRTVEGLGKSDALTSLQEAFREHFALQCGFCTAGILMTLDALFSRQPDAEEDAIREALSGHLCRCTGYAPIVQAALAARNRIKGGPIDA; this comes from the coding sequence ATGCCGCGACTGACCCAAGACGAGACGCACGCGCTGCGCTTCACCCTGAACGGGCGGCCCGTATCGCTCCGCGTCTCCCCGCGCAAACTTCTGAGCGACGTGCTGCGCCACGAGATCGGCGCGACGGGCACCCATGTTGGTTGCGAACACGGCGTCTGCGGTGCCTGCACGGTGCAGGTGGACGGCGAGCCTGCCCGCGCGTGCCTGATGCTCGCCCAACAGGCCGAGGGCTGCGAGATCCGCACGGTCGAGGGTCTGGGCAAGAGCGATGCGCTGACCTCGCTGCAAGAGGCCTTCCGCGAACATTTCGCGCTGCAATGCGGCTTCTGCACGGCCGGCATTCTGATGACCCTCGACGCGCTGTTTTCGCGTCAACCGGACGCGGAGGAAGACGCGATCCGCGAGGCGCTCTCGGGCCACCTGTGCCGCTGCACCGGCTATGCGCCCATCGTTCAGGCGGCGCTGGCCGCCCGTAACCGCATCAAGGGAGGACCAATCGATGCTTGA
- a CDS encoding xanthine dehydrogenase family protein subunit M, with translation MKPAPFDLVAATEMSEALEALHQGGTEARVIAGGQSLVPMLNMRLARPATLVDITRIPELSRIETKSDRVTLGAAVRQSTLERWPDLADRLPLVHAALPWVGHMQLRNRGTVCGSVAHADPSAELPLCLIALGGSVTLRRRRKTRTVAAQNFFQGMMSTDLAPGEMIASVTFPTRQTGTGYSFREVARRHGDFAIVACAAVARPDDTAALTVGGVADTPRTLELPADTADLDDRLNEFAWHLQARDDLHATARYRRDLVRKLGRATLKEASSCRD, from the coding sequence ATGAAACCCGCCCCGTTCGATCTTGTCGCGGCGACGGAGATGAGTGAGGCTCTGGAAGCGCTGCATCAGGGCGGCACAGAGGCCCGCGTCATCGCCGGCGGCCAGTCGTTGGTGCCCATGCTGAACATGCGCCTCGCGCGTCCCGCAACGCTTGTCGACATCACCCGCATCCCCGAGCTGTCGCGGATCGAGACCAAGAGCGACCGTGTCACCCTTGGGGCCGCCGTGCGCCAGAGCACGCTGGAACGCTGGCCCGATCTTGCAGACCGCCTGCCGCTGGTGCATGCCGCGCTTCCCTGGGTGGGGCACATGCAGCTGCGCAATCGCGGCACGGTCTGCGGCTCCGTCGCCCATGCCGATCCCAGCGCCGAGTTGCCGCTGTGCCTGATCGCGCTCGGCGGCAGCGTGACCCTGCGCCGCCGCCGCAAGACGCGGACGGTCGCGGCGCAGAATTTCTTTCAGGGCATGATGTCCACAGACCTCGCCCCCGGAGAGATGATCGCCTCGGTCACCTTCCCGACCAGGCAGACGGGCACCGGCTACTCCTTCCGCGAGGTCGCCCGCCGCCATGGTGATTTTGCCATCGTCGCCTGCGCTGCGGTGGCCCGACCTGACGACACCGCCGCGCTGACCGTGGGCGGCGTCGCCGACACGCCACGCACACTCGAGCTGCCGGCAGACACAGCCGATCTCGACGACCGGCTGAACGAGTTCGCGTGGCACCTTCAGGCCCGCGACGACCTGCATGCCACCGCGCGCTATCGCCGCGACCTGGTCCGCAAGCTCGGCCGCGCAACCTTGAAGGAGGCTTCGTCATGCCGCGACTGA
- a CDS encoding AMP-binding protein, which yields MLDLGTSFIASVERDPGAMAIAEGDRTITYSDWYCRISALVDALGQIGLRKGDMLVTAMQNRWENASLHWACQIAGIVITPVNWRVTADELDHALRDSEARVLVHDDAASEAVAGSALAADLNVLPLDGDQGLAAMLAGRAADAAPQAGADDMSVMLYTSGTTSKPKGVPRRHRAERAAAIAHVAQNMYGHGERTLGVMPLYHTMGIRSLLSASVIGGAFVCLPRFNVPDALDAIERHDVDNLYLVPTLYHDIVHHASFTPHRVASVRKLGFAGASMTDGLLRKLAEAFQPELFVNHYGSSEIYTFSICQDAAAKPGSAGRAAINQRLRVVPLGTTDVSQTCAPGQEGEIVASMQGDEAFEGYWNRPEADKKAIRDGWYFTGDCGHFDEDGDLFVTGRADDMIITGGENVSPVEVESCLSLHPAVAEVAVVGLPDARWGKVVTAFVKRGEKVTEDELDAHCRDSDLSNFRRPRRYVFVREIPKSPVGKLLRRLLVAGEYEVEPAETTTA from the coding sequence ATGCTTGACCTCGGAACCAGCTTTATCGCGTCCGTCGAACGCGATCCCGGCGCGATGGCAATTGCCGAAGGCGACCGGACGATCACCTATTCCGACTGGTATTGCCGGATCAGCGCGCTTGTGGATGCGCTTGGCCAGATCGGACTTCGCAAGGGCGACATGCTGGTCACGGCGATGCAGAACCGGTGGGAGAATGCCTCGCTGCATTGGGCCTGCCAGATTGCCGGGATCGTCATCACGCCCGTGAATTGGCGCGTCACCGCCGATGAACTGGACCATGCGCTGCGCGACAGTGAGGCCCGCGTTCTGGTGCATGACGATGCCGCGTCCGAGGCCGTGGCCGGATCGGCCCTTGCGGCGGACCTCAACGTACTGCCGTTGGATGGCGATCAGGGCCTTGCCGCAATGCTGGCAGGCCGTGCCGCCGATGCGGCGCCGCAAGCCGGGGCCGACGATATGTCCGTCATGCTTTACACATCCGGCACGACCTCGAAGCCCAAAGGCGTGCCGCGCCGCCACCGGGCCGAACGGGCCGCGGCCATCGCCCATGTGGCGCAGAACATGTACGGGCATGGCGAGCGCACGCTGGGCGTGATGCCACTCTATCACACGATGGGGATCCGTTCGCTCCTGTCGGCCAGCGTGATCGGCGGTGCCTTCGTGTGCCTGCCGCGCTTCAACGTACCAGACGCGCTCGATGCGATCGAAAGACATGATGTCGACAATCTCTATCTGGTGCCGACGCTTTATCATGACATCGTACATCACGCGAGCTTCACACCGCACCGGGTGGCCAGCGTGCGCAAGCTCGGTTTTGCCGGGGCGTCCATGACAGACGGTCTTTTGCGGAAACTGGCAGAGGCTTTCCAGCCCGAGCTTTTCGTGAATCATTACGGCTCTTCCGAGATCTACACCTTTTCCATCTGCCAGGACGCTGCCGCCAAACCCGGATCAGCGGGCCGCGCTGCGATCAACCAGAGACTGCGCGTGGTTCCGCTGGGCACGACCGATGTCAGCCAGACCTGTGCACCCGGACAAGAAGGCGAAATCGTCGCCTCCATGCAGGGAGATGAAGCTTTCGAGGGCTACTGGAACCGCCCCGAAGCGGACAAGAAGGCTATTCGCGACGGCTGGTACTTCACCGGCGATTGCGGGCACTTCGACGAAGATGGCGATCTGTTCGTCACCGGCCGGGCCGATGACATGATCATCACCGGAGGCGAGAACGTATCACCCGTCGAGGTCGAAAGCTGCCTGTCGCTGCACCCCGCCGTGGCCGAGGTCGCCGTGGTCGGCCTGCCGGATGCACGCTGGGGCAAGGTCGTTACCGCCTTCGTCAAGCGCGGCGAAAAGGTCACCGAAGACGAACTCGACGCCCATTGCCGCGACTCCGACTTGTCTAATTTCCGCCGCCCGCGCCGCTACGTCTTCGTGCGCGAAATCCCGAAATCCCCTGTCGGCAAGCTCCTCCGCCGCCTGCTGGTTGCAGGCGAATACGAGGTCGAACCAGCCGAAACCACAACTGCGTAA
- a CDS encoding benzoate/H(+) symporter BenE family transporter, protein MERTEKTNWIEKGPGFGAGLSGLRDALGIKTASAGLVAAIFGCSGPALIVIGAANNGGLTEGQTVAWLLAIYGLGGLISLFMALYYKLPVTGAYSIPGAALVAGALGTFPFEQAVGAFLMAGAMVFVLGITGLIGKVMRWLPMPIVMAMIAGALIRFGIGAVTSIEKLPIVVGAATIAFFLSMRFLRAVPPVLTALVVGLVAVALTGGFQGGEAAISFVAPEFTAPVFTVDAFLAIAVPLAVLVIGAENAQAIGVLYAEGYRPPINAMTVISGIGGMLAGFIGGHNANIAGPMTAICSSDQAGENPERRYAATVLNGVLFAAFGIFAGVAVPLIMALPGPLIGAVAGLAMITVLLSAFQSAFDRKAGHQIGAFVALIVAMSNVSFLSISAPFWALVAGAAVSVLNEGVVRSQPVANSAS, encoded by the coding sequence ATGGAACGGACGGAAAAGACAAACTGGATTGAGAAAGGACCGGGCTTCGGCGCAGGCCTTTCGGGCCTGCGCGACGCGCTGGGAATCAAAACGGCGAGCGCGGGACTGGTCGCGGCCATCTTCGGATGCTCAGGGCCTGCTCTGATCGTGATCGGTGCCGCCAATAATGGCGGTCTGACCGAAGGTCAGACCGTGGCCTGGCTTCTGGCGATCTACGGGCTCGGCGGGCTGATCAGCCTATTCATGGCGCTTTACTACAAGCTGCCTGTGACGGGGGCTTACTCAATCCCCGGGGCCGCGCTGGTCGCAGGTGCGCTTGGGACATTCCCGTTCGAACAGGCGGTCGGGGCATTCCTGATGGCGGGCGCGATGGTCTTCGTGCTGGGGATCACCGGGCTAATCGGCAAGGTGATGCGCTGGCTTCCGATGCCCATCGTGATGGCGATGATCGCGGGGGCGCTCATCCGTTTCGGTATCGGCGCGGTTACCTCAATCGAGAAACTGCCCATCGTGGTCGGTGCGGCGACCATCGCCTTCTTCCTGTCGATGCGGTTCCTGCGGGCCGTCCCGCCGGTGCTGACGGCGCTGGTCGTCGGCCTCGTGGCCGTAGCCCTAACCGGAGGCTTCCAGGGGGGCGAGGCGGCAATCAGCTTTGTCGCACCGGAATTCACCGCACCCGTCTTTACGGTCGACGCGTTCCTGGCCATCGCCGTGCCGCTGGCCGTGCTCGTGATTGGGGCCGAGAACGCGCAGGCCATCGGGGTACTCTACGCCGAGGGCTACCGTCCTCCGATCAACGCTATGACCGTGATCTCGGGCATCGGCGGCATGCTGGCCGGGTTCATCGGCGGGCATAACGCCAATATCGCGGGGCCCATGACCGCGATCTGTTCCTCCGATCAGGCAGGTGAGAATCCTGAAAGGCGCTATGCGGCCACGGTGCTTAACGGCGTGCTCTTCGCCGCCTTTGGGATATTCGCCGGGGTTGCGGTGCCGCTCATCATGGCGCTGCCAGGGCCCCTGATCGGCGCGGTGGCGGGCCTGGCGATGATCACTGTTCTACTGAGCGCATTCCAGTCCGCCTTCGACCGGAAAGCGGGCCACCAGATCGGAGCCTTCGTCGCCCTGATAGTGGCGATGTCGAACGTGTCGTTCCTAAGCATCAGCGCGCCCTTCTGGGCCTTGGTTGCGGGCGCCGCGGTATCTGTTCTGAACGAAGGGGTGGTCAGATCCCAGCCCGTGGCGAACTCGGCGTCCTGA
- a CDS encoding efflux RND transporter periplasmic adaptor subunit: MRGRYFALAIMALAAGGAGGVLYERERMTQTMDAGDDGDKILYWVAPMDPNFRKDGPGKSPMGMDLVPVYEGQEPSGDPEEVTLSAAEVNTIGVRTAVARVEDIAHRIDTVGFVDYDEHETSHIHTRVEGWIERLEVRAVGDEVSEGDLLFELYAPEITIGSSELLRATRSGDADEIAIARTKLMNFGVSARQIDEMAQAERPAQRVRFYAPQDGVVFVLDAADGMYLRPDTRAMSLADTSSVWLLVDVFERDMTLLSDDMRAEARFDHLPGQVFTGEIDYIFPELDAETRTLQVRLRFDNKEGLLRPNMFAKVALVPNEARQALTVPSEAVIRTGRAERVILRLADGSFRPRLVTTGLRGGFAEGRRTEIVQGLAPGDEVVASAQFLIDSESALNAGMMRFAPTDAEPAIGKGVLLSLDPETRRARIAHAPIEAMGWPAMETEFALRSDVYLEDLTEGQDVEFEAVRGADGLIALTRLGRDDGVDATGEGVVHAVTPEGKLTVSHDPIPALGWPAMKMDLDVQGVDTAAIPLGEPVSFDLSAGEDGMAVIVAVRSGGAEAEPAPEIAEAGPQENAAPPITVEGRIEAIDAETGMATIAHGPIAEIGMPGMTMDFALTDTLDPANLPLEQEVTLTFLRPDGLTMVLAAVEAKPEPMTVTGTINSVDAETGMANITHGPIADIGMPGMTMDFALAGDLDPAGLPVGQETGLLLMQGPDMTLSLAGTVDLGQ, encoded by the coding sequence ATGCGTGGACGATATTTCGCGCTGGCGATCATGGCGCTCGCCGCTGGAGGCGCCGGTGGTGTGCTGTATGAGCGCGAGCGGATGACCCAGACGATGGATGCGGGCGATGATGGTGACAAGATCCTCTATTGGGTCGCGCCGATGGACCCGAATTTCCGCAAGGATGGCCCGGGCAAGTCGCCGATGGGCATGGACCTCGTCCCTGTCTACGAGGGCCAGGAACCCTCGGGCGACCCCGAGGAGGTGACGCTGTCGGCCGCCGAGGTGAACACCATCGGGGTGCGCACCGCCGTGGCGCGGGTCGAGGATATAGCGCACCGAATCGATACGGTGGGATTCGTCGATTACGACGAGCACGAAACCAGCCATATCCATACCCGCGTCGAAGGATGGATCGAGCGGCTGGAAGTGCGCGCCGTGGGCGACGAGGTCTCCGAGGGCGACCTGCTGTTTGAGCTCTACGCTCCCGAGATCACCATCGGCAGTTCTGAGCTGCTGCGGGCCACACGGTCGGGCGATGCCGACGAGATCGCAATCGCCCGGACAAAGCTGATGAATTTCGGTGTCAGCGCCCGCCAGATCGACGAGATGGCGCAGGCGGAACGCCCGGCGCAGCGCGTGCGGTTCTATGCGCCCCAGGATGGTGTGGTCTTCGTGCTCGACGCCGCCGATGGCATGTACCTGCGGCCCGACACACGGGCGATGTCGCTGGCCGATACCTCCTCCGTCTGGCTGCTGGTGGACGTGTTCGAGCGGGACATGACGCTCTTGTCGGACGACATGCGCGCCGAGGCCCGGTTCGATCACCTGCCGGGGCAGGTCTTTACCGGCGAGATCGACTATATCTTTCCGGAACTCGACGCCGAGACGCGGACGCTGCAGGTGCGTCTGCGGTTCGACAATAAAGAGGGTCTATTGCGGCCCAACATGTTCGCCAAGGTTGCGCTTGTGCCGAACGAGGCGCGACAGGCCCTGACCGTGCCGTCCGAGGCGGTGATCCGCACCGGCCGCGCCGAACGCGTGATCCTGCGCCTGGCCGACGGCAGTTTCCGCCCCCGGCTGGTGACGACCGGATTGCGCGGCGGATTTGCCGAGGGACGGCGCACCGAGATTGTGCAGGGTCTGGCCCCGGGGGACGAGGTCGTGGCCTCGGCCCAGTTCCTGATCGACAGCGAAAGTGCCCTGAACGCCGGGATGATGCGTTTTGCCCCTACCGATGCGGAACCGGCCATCGGCAAGGGCGTCCTGCTGTCGCTGGACCCTGAAACGCGCCGCGCGCGGATCGCGCACGCACCGATCGAGGCAATGGGCTGGCCTGCGATGGAGACCGAGTTTGCCCTGCGCTCGGATGTCTACCTTGAGGACCTGACCGAGGGGCAGGACGTGGAATTCGAAGCGGTGCGCGGGGCAGACGGGCTGATTGCGCTGACGCGCCTGGGGCGGGATGACGGGGTGGATGCCACCGGCGAGGGCGTGGTTCATGCCGTCACGCCCGAGGGCAAGCTGACCGTCAGCCATGATCCGATCCCGGCGCTTGGCTGGCCCGCGATGAAGATGGACCTGGACGTGCAGGGCGTCGATACCGCCGCGATCCCGCTGGGCGAGCCAGTTTCGTTTGACCTGTCCGCAGGAGAGGATGGCATGGCCGTCATCGTGGCCGTAAGGTCCGGGGGCGCAGAGGCCGAGCCAGCGCCCGAGATAGCGGAGGCCGGACCGCAAGAGAACGCCGCGCCGCCGATCACCGTCGAGGGTCGTATCGAGGCGATCGATGCCGAAACCGGCATGGCAACCATCGCGCACGGACCCATTGCCGAGATCGGCATGCCGGGCATGACGATGGATTTTGCCCTGACCGATACGCTCGACCCGGCGAATCTGCCCCTGGAGCAGGAGGTGACGCTGACCTTCCTGCGGCCAGATGGCCTGACGATGGTGTTGGCGGCAGTAGAGGCCAAACCCGAACCGATGACCGTCACCGGCACGATCAATAGCGTCGACGCCGAGACGGGCATGGCCAATATCACCCATGGACCGATCGCCGATATCGGGATGCCGGGGATGACCATGGATTTCGCCCTCGCGGGGGATCTCGATCCGGCAGGCTTGCCTGTCGGCCAAGAAACCGGACTTTTGCTGATGCAGGGGCCTGACATGACCCTTTCGCTCGCCGGCACAGTGGATCTGGGCCAATGA
- a CDS encoding enoyl-CoA hydratase/isomerase family protein, whose amino-acid sequence MKETPMTETMTFTDPRLSKLDGFRVQLDEASERADIVLARPPYNVISMGARDQLRLVFEALDEDDRVRIIVVSAEGEHFSSGGNIKGFLEASPEHVSHLAWNVAAPARCSKPVIAANRGYAFGVGFELSLACDFRIVSETCRYALPEQKLGQIPGSGGSARLQKIVGVTRTKDIVMRSKRIKGQQALDWGIATECVPDGDLEQAVTDLVNELREFSPIAQRTAKKLLNDTDDALLSTAIEMEGLNYSRLRQSEDFREGVEAFHAKRKPEFTGR is encoded by the coding sequence ATGAAAGAAACTCCGATGACCGAGACGATGACCTTCACCGATCCGCGCCTCTCCAAGCTCGACGGTTTTCGCGTTCAGCTCGATGAAGCCAGCGAACGCGCGGACATCGTCCTCGCGCGGCCGCCCTACAACGTGATCTCGATGGGTGCCCGCGATCAGCTGCGCCTTGTCTTCGAGGCACTTGATGAAGATGACCGCGTGCGCATCATCGTCGTCTCCGCCGAGGGCGAGCATTTTTCCTCGGGCGGCAATATCAAAGGCTTCCTCGAGGCCAGTCCCGAGCATGTCTCGCACCTCGCCTGGAACGTCGCGGCCCCTGCACGCTGCTCTAAGCCGGTGATCGCGGCCAATCGCGGCTACGCTTTCGGCGTGGGGTTCGAGCTATCATTGGCCTGCGATTTCCGCATTGTGTCCGAGACCTGCCGCTATGCGCTGCCCGAGCAGAAGCTGGGCCAAATCCCGGGATCGGGTGGTTCCGCCCGGCTGCAGAAGATCGTCGGAGTGACACGGACGAAAGACATCGTCATGCGTTCAAAGCGCATCAAGGGCCAGCAGGCGCTTGACTGGGGCATCGCTACCGAATGCGTGCCAGATGGCGATCTCGAACAGGCGGTGACCGACCTCGTGAACGAACTCCGTGAATTTTCACCGATTGCGCAACGCACCGCAAAGAAGCTGCTGAACGATACCGACGACGCGCTTCTCAGCACCGCGATCGAGATGGAAGGGCTGAACTACAGCCGCTTGCGTCAATCGGAAGATTTCCGCGAGGGCGTCGAGGCTTTTCACGCCAAGCGCAAGCCCGAATTTACCGGCCGCTGA
- a CDS encoding efflux RND transporter permease subunit, translating to MIPAIIRWSIANRFIVIVLALFLGAAGVWALRSTPVDAIPDLSDVQVIIKTPYAGQAPQVVEDQVTYPITTAMLSVPGAVDVRGFSFFGDSYVYVVFEDGTDLYWARSRVLEYLAQVQSRLPAGVNPELGPDATGVGWIYQYVLVDRTGGHDLSQLRTLQDWFLKFELQTIEGVSEVATIGGMVKQYQVVVDPDKLRAFDIPLATLRAAIGEANRESGGSVIEMAEAEYMVRATGYVDSIEDLSEIPLMVNDRGAAVTLGDVAEIRLGPQMRRGVGEFNGEGDAVGAVIVMRWGENALATINAVEDKIDELRGSLPEGVEIVTTYDRSGVIERAIDNLQKKLTEEFIVVILVCGAFLLHLRSSLVIVLFLPLGVLAAFAVMRLQGVNANIMSLGGIAIAIGAMVDAAVVMIEAMHRKMEGKRLSSEERWQAARDAAAEVGPALFYSLAIITISFLPVFVLESQEGRLFKPLAFTKTYAMAGAAILSITLVPVLMGYFIRGKIVAERRNPLNVACQWIYRPFLDAAVAWPWATVLLAAALVASMAHPLQRLGTEFMPELNEGDFLYMPSLYPGVSIGKAREVLQQTNRMIAQVPEVETVHGKLGRADTATDPAPLTMIETTIQLKPREEWRPGVGMDDIRNELDARVQVPGVTNVWIQPIKNRIDMLATGVKTPVGVKVSGADLTVIEEIAVAVEQAVADIPGTASAYAERPVGGRFIEIDIDRAAAARYALSIEDVQEVVQTAIGGQTIAESVEGLERFPINLRYPRDWRDSPDRLDDLPIVTPSGAHIPLGAVADVKLVDGPGMIRSENARRTGFVFIDIAGRDLGTYVAEAQQVVADNVKLPPGYSIAWSGQYEYIERVQERLGLVAPATLMIITLMLFLAFNRVTEVAIILLALPVALAGGVWLIFYLGYAVSVAVLVGFIALAGVAVETAIVMLLYLNLAWDRRVLAAKEQDREVNRDDIETAVFEGALLRLRPKLMTVATIFAGLIPIMYGDGTGSEVMQRIAAPMIGGMATATILTLFVIPSIFVIWKRFTLGRVNRQMLQPVRPFHSPQPGE from the coding sequence ATGATCCCCGCCATCATCCGCTGGTCCATCGCCAACCGCTTCATCGTGATCGTGCTGGCGCTCTTCCTTGGGGCCGCCGGGGTCTGGGCGCTGCGCAGCACGCCGGTCGATGCGATTCCCGATCTTTCGGACGTACAGGTCATCATCAAGACACCCTACGCCGGTCAAGCCCCGCAGGTGGTCGAAGACCAGGTCACCTATCCGATCACCACCGCCATGCTGTCCGTACCGGGGGCGGTGGACGTGCGCGGCTTTTCCTTTTTCGGCGACAGCTATGTCTATGTCGTCTTCGAGGATGGCACCGATCTTTACTGGGCCCGGTCACGGGTGCTGGAGTATCTTGCGCAGGTGCAATCGCGCCTGCCTGCCGGAGTGAACCCGGAGCTTGGCCCCGATGCCACCGGCGTCGGCTGGATCTATCAATACGTGCTGGTCGACCGCACCGGTGGGCATGACCTGTCGCAGCTGCGCACGTTGCAGGACTGGTTCCTGAAATTCGAATTGCAGACCATTGAGGGCGTTTCCGAGGTCGCCACCATCGGCGGCATGGTCAAGCAGTACCAGGTGGTCGTCGACCCCGACAAGCTGCGCGCATTCGACATCCCGCTGGCCACCTTGCGCGCCGCCATCGGCGAGGCCAACCGCGAAAGCGGCGGCAGCGTGATTGAGATGGCCGAGGCCGAATACATGGTCCGCGCCACCGGCTATGTCGACAGCATCGAGGACCTGTCCGAGATCCCCCTGATGGTCAACGACCGGGGCGCGGCTGTCACGCTGGGGGACGTGGCCGAGATCCGGCTGGGGCCGCAGATGCGGCGCGGCGTGGGCGAGTTCAACGGCGAGGGCGACGCGGTGGGTGCGGTGATCGTCATGCGGTGGGGCGAGAACGCGCTGGCGACGATCAACGCGGTCGAAGACAAGATCGACGAGCTGCGCGGCTCGCTGCCCGAGGGCGTGGAGATTGTCACCACCTACGACCGCTCGGGCGTGATCGAACGGGCCATCGACAACCTGCAAAAGAAGCTGACCGAGGAATTCATCGTCGTCATCCTTGTCTGCGGTGCCTTCCTGCTGCATCTGCGCTCGTCCCTGGTGATCGTGCTCTTTTTGCCGCTGGGCGTGCTGGCCGCCTTTGCCGTGATGCGCCTGCAGGGGGTCAATGCCAACATCATGTCGCTGGGCGGGATCGCCATCGCCATCGGCGCCATGGTGGATGCCGCCGTGGTGATGATCGAGGCGATGCACCGAAAGATGGAGGGCAAGCGCCTGTCCTCCGAGGAACGATGGCAAGCCGCGCGCGACGCGGCCGCCGAAGTGGGGCCGGCGCTGTTCTATTCGCTGGCAATCATCACGATCAGCTTCCTGCCCGTCTTCGTGCTGGAATCGCAGGAAGGGCGGCTCTTCAAGCCACTGGCCTTCACCAAGACCTACGCGATGGCCGGTGCCGCGATCCTGTCGATCACGCTGGTGCCTGTGCTGATGGGCTACTTCATCAGGGGTAAGATCGTGGCCGAGCGGCGTAACCCGCTGAACGTGGCTTGCCAGTGGATCTATCGCCCGTTCCTCGATGCCGCCGTGGCCTGGCCCTGGGCGACGGTCCTGCTGGCCGCCGCACTCGTGGCCTCGATGGCGCATCCGCTGCAACGGCTGGGCACCGAGTTCATGCCGGAGCTGAACGAGGGTGATTTCCTTTACATGCCGTCGCTCTATCCCGGTGTCTCCATCGGCAAGGCGCGCGAGGTGCTGCAACAGACCAACCGGATGATCGCGCAGGTGCCCGAGGTGGAAACCGTGCATGGCAAGCTGGGCCGGGCCGACACGGCAACCGACCCCGCGCCGCTGACCATGATCGAAACGACGATCCAGCTGAAACCGCGGGAAGAGTGGCGACCGGGTGTCGGCATGGACGACATCCGCAACGAACTGGACGCCCGCGTGCAAGTGCCCGGCGTCACCAATGTCTGGATCCAGCCGATCAAGAACCGGATCGACATGCTGGCCACCGGGGTCAAGACGCCCGTGGGGGTCAAGGTCTCGGGCGCCGACCTGACCGTGATCGAAGAGATTGCCGTGGCGGTCGAACAGGCCGTGGCAGACATCCCCGGCACCGCCTCGGCCTATGCCGAGCGACCCGTGGGCGGTCGGTTCATCGAGATCGACATCGACCGCGCGGCGGCAGCCCGCTACGCCCTGTCGATCGAGGACGTGCAAGAGGTGGTGCAGACGGCCATCGGCGGGCAGACCATCGCGGAATCCGTTGAGGGGCTGGAACGCTTCCCGATCAACCTGCGCTATCCGCGTGACTGGCGAGACAGCCCAGACAGGCTGGACGATCTGCCCATCGTCACGCCTTCGGGCGCGCATATCCCGCTGGGGGCCGTGGCCGATGTGAAGCTGGTCGACGGCCCCGGAATGATCCGGTCCGAAAACGCCCGGCGCACCGGCTTTGTCTTCATCGACATTGCCGGGCGCGACCTTGGCACATACGTGGCCGAGGCACAGCAGGTGGTGGCGGACAATGTCAAGCTGCCGCCGGGCTATTCCATCGCCTGGTCTGGCCAGTACGAGTATATCGAGCGCGTGCAGGAACGTCTGGGCCTGGTGGCGCCGGCGACCCTGATGATTATCACGCTGATGCTGTTCCTGGCCTTCAACCGGGTGACGGAAGTGGCGATCATCCTGCTGGCGCTGCCCGTGGCGCTGGCCGGGGGCGTGTGGCTGATCTTCTATCTCGGCTACGCCGTGTCGGTCGCCGTGCTGGTGGGCTTCATCGCTCTCGCCGGCGTGGCGGTTGAGACGGCCATCGTGATGCTGCTCTACCTCAACTTGGCCTGGGACCGGCGAGTTCTGGCCGCCAAAGAACAGGACCGCGAGGTCAATCGCGACGACATCGAGACGGCGGTGTTCGAGGGGGCTCTTTTGCGCCTGCGGCCCAAGCTGATGACCGTCGCGACCATCTTCGCCGGTCTCATCCCGATCATGTATGGCGACGGCACCGGGTCCGAGGTGATGCAGCGCATCGCCGCGCCGATGATCGGTGGTATGGCCACCGCGACCATCCTGACGCTCTTCGTGATCCCGTCGATCTTCGTCATCTGGAAACGTTTCACCCTGGGGCGGGTCAACCGGCAGATGTTGCAGCCCGTCCGTCCCTTCCACTCCCCCCAGCCCGGCGAATGA
- a CDS encoding copper-binding protein has product MRQFLLSLAFAAAAPALALASDDSHSGHDMSSHEGMSTESHEGMHDESHEGMAGVHAEATVNSIGDGTANITHGPIAEIGWPAMTMDLPVLEGAEIGGVEDGDEVMMMLQKGEDGMYAIRALMPKE; this is encoded by the coding sequence ATGCGTCAATTCCTGCTTTCACTCGCCTTCGCCGCAGCCGCCCCGGCACTTGCCCTGGCCAGCGACGACTCGCATTCCGGTCACGACATGTCCTCGCACGAGGGCATGAGCACCGAGTCGCACGAAGGTATGCATGACGAGTCCCACGAAGGTATGGCGGGCGTCCATGCCGAAGCGACGGTCAACAGCATCGGTGACGGCACCGCGAACATCACCCACGGGCCTATCGCCGAAATCGGCTGGCCTGCCATGACCATGGACCTGCCCGTACTGGAAGGTGCCGAAATCGGCGGTGTGGAAGATGGCGACGAGGTGATGATGATGCTCCAAAAGGGCGAAGACGGCATGTACGCCATCCGCGCGCTCATGCCGAAAGAGTAA